One window from the genome of Jeotgalibaca sp. MA1X17-3 encodes:
- a CDS encoding Gfo/Idh/MocA family protein, protein MSKKVRLGIIGFGTQGSMYANFIENGMVPNMEIGAICDIDLAKREEAHVAYPSIPFYKNYIEMLKSENVDAIITAVPHYLHPEMGIEALKRDIHALVEKPAGVYTKQVKELNEFAASKPNLTFAIMFNQRNNPLYKRLKEIVESGEIGKIRRTNWIITTWWRPQPYYDQSEWRATWGGEGGGVLVNQAPHQLDLWQWICGIPETVYAKVSYGFKRDIVVEDEVTAIVDYGDGATGTFVTATHDLVGTDRFEILADQGKIVVENSQTAVVTRLKKPEQEISETIGMDGVKKLFMGQLDVNDLYEQETIEFDSVWGEQHAGVLVNFAANILDGTPLIAPGSDGINGVRLANAIHLSSWTKKEVNLKDLDEDLYLEKLNERIKEEGKFETRN, encoded by the coding sequence ATGAGTAAAAAAGTAAGATTAGGAATTATTGGTTTTGGTACGCAAGGAAGTATGTACGCAAATTTTATCGAAAATGGGATGGTACCCAATATGGAAATCGGTGCTATCTGTGATATTGATCTAGCTAAGAGAGAGGAAGCTCATGTGGCATATCCATCCATTCCCTTCTACAAAAATTACATAGAAATGCTTAAAAGTGAAAATGTAGACGCTATCATCACTGCTGTTCCTCATTATCTACACCCAGAAATGGGAATAGAAGCATTGAAGAGAGATATTCATGCTTTGGTTGAAAAACCTGCTGGTGTATATACAAAACAAGTAAAAGAACTAAATGAATTTGCTGCTTCCAAACCAAATCTAACTTTTGCTATTATGTTTAACCAAAGAAACAATCCTTTATATAAAAGGTTAAAAGAAATTGTTGAAAGTGGTGAAATTGGTAAGATTCGTCGTACAAATTGGATTATCACTACTTGGTGGAGACCACAACCTTACTATGATCAAAGTGAATGGAGAGCTACTTGGGGAGGCGAAGGTGGAGGGGTTTTAGTTAACCAGGCTCCACATCAATTGGATCTATGGCAATGGATTTGTGGCATTCCTGAAACAGTTTACGCTAAAGTATCCTATGGATTTAAAAGAGATATAGTCGTAGAAGATGAAGTCACAGCGATTGTTGATTATGGAGATGGAGCTACTGGGACCTTTGTCACAGCTACACATGATTTGGTTGGCACAGATCGTTTCGAAATTCTAGCGGATCAAGGAAAGATCGTTGTTGAAAATAGTCAAACCGCAGTTGTTACGCGTTTGAAAAAACCTGAGCAAGAAATTAGTGAAACAATTGGGATGGATGGAGTCAAAAAATTATTTATGGGGCAATTAGATGTTAATGATTTATACGAACAAGAAACAATAGAATTTGACAGTGTTTGGGGAGAGCAACATGCTGGTGTACTCGTGAATTTTGCAGCCAACATCTTAGATGGAACACCCTTAATCGCTCCAGGTTCTGACGGTATTAATGGTGTCCGTTTAGCTAATGCGATTCACTTATCCAGTTGGACAAAAAAAGAAGTGAATTTAAAAGATTTGGATGAAGATTTATATTTGGAGAAATTAAACGAGCGAATTAAAGAAGAGGGGAAATTTGAAACACGAAATTAA
- a CDS encoding Gfo/Idh/MocA family protein, translated as MKHEINRGREGIEEVNGLLKVGIIGLGDVSLVHRHAIKTSQYGKIVAVCDRNPNLREDWMEFPFFTDVETMLQEMKLDVVHICLPHYLHYFMTKLCIQYDVHVLLEKPVAISFQEALEQNKLALSTDKKICVCFQNRYNKSFITLKERLEKEEVGKIKSVKGLVTWFRPETYYTSKPWRGMKKEAGYGSIINQSIHTLDLIQLLGGSISSCKASLSNLTDYDIEVEDTASATFIFESGVKAFFHATNAYTENSSVELQVVTEKEKFTIKDNKLYLTKLDGDKELIAEDDFVPGTKSYYGNGHVRLINSFYDSIINQNDDYITVKDALPSMEMIEMMDRSSQNAQQPKRITREDVLNETVS; from the coding sequence TTGAAACACGAAATTAATAGAGGCAGAGAAGGTATAGAGGAAGTGAATGGGTTGCTCAAAGTAGGAATAATAGGACTGGGTGATGTGTCACTAGTTCATCGTCACGCTATAAAAACTAGTCAATATGGAAAAATAGTAGCCGTTTGTGATAGAAATCCAAATTTACGTGAAGATTGGATGGAGTTTCCATTTTTCACAGATGTAGAAACAATGCTGCAAGAGATGAAACTTGATGTCGTACATATTTGTTTACCACATTATTTGCATTATTTTATGACAAAACTATGCATACAATATGATGTTCATGTACTTCTAGAAAAACCAGTGGCTATTAGTTTTCAAGAAGCACTTGAACAAAATAAACTCGCACTTTCTACTGACAAAAAAATTTGCGTGTGCTTTCAAAACCGATATAATAAAAGTTTTATAACTCTAAAAGAGAGATTAGAAAAAGAAGAAGTAGGGAAAATAAAATCAGTTAAAGGACTTGTGACGTGGTTCCGTCCCGAAACCTACTACACTTCTAAACCGTGGCGTGGAATGAAAAAAGAAGCTGGATATGGATCGATTATTAATCAATCTATTCATACTTTGGATTTAATTCAGCTTCTTGGAGGTTCTATAAGTAGTTGTAAAGCATCATTATCGAACTTAACTGATTATGATATCGAAGTAGAAGATACTGCAAGTGCAACATTTATTTTTGAATCAGGAGTTAAAGCTTTTTTCCATGCAACGAATGCTTATACCGAAAATTCTTCTGTAGAATTACAAGTTGTTACAGAAAAAGAAAAGTTTACAATAAAAGACAATAAATTATACCTTACAAAATTAGATGGGGATAAAGAATTAATAGCAGAAGATGATTTTGTACCAGGAACAAAATCATATTATGGTAATGGACATGTGAGATTAATTAATTCTTTTTACGATAGTATTATTAATCAAAACGATGATTACATAACTGTGAAAGACGCGTTACCATCTATGGAAATGATCGAAATGATGGATCGTTCATCCCAAAATGCTCAACAGCCGAAACGTATAACAAGAGAGGATGTATTAAATGAAACAGTCAGTTAA
- a CDS encoding sugar phosphate isomerase/epimerase translates to MKQSVKIGVQGFTLKEKFQELGPYETLKRVNDLGYHAIEISQIEMTPENVAEIKRASHDFQMDIASLSAGLKPVVEGQESLTTHLDKIINDCKTLESDIVRIGMLPFEAMASLDKVLEFCEEANEVAKKMQEHDIKLYYHNHHIEFVKYDGRYLLDIIREKAPLLGFELDVHWIQRGGRNPVEVLKEYKGKVDLVHLKDYRLVPVPQEAVDAIKEGASERFYQAFTNNIQFAELGEGNLDIKAIIEQSIQSGARYLLVEQDDQYGKDPFECLAISRDYLYKLGYKELF, encoded by the coding sequence ATGAAACAGTCAGTTAAAATCGGTGTTCAAGGGTTTACACTAAAGGAAAAATTTCAAGAACTCGGACCCTATGAGACCCTTAAAAGAGTAAATGATTTAGGCTATCATGCGATTGAAATTTCACAAATAGAAATGACACCAGAGAATGTTGCAGAAATTAAACGAGCATCACATGATTTTCAAATGGATATTGCCTCTTTGTCAGCAGGATTAAAGCCTGTGGTAGAAGGACAAGAATCATTGACAACTCATCTGGATAAAATTATTAATGATTGTAAAACATTAGAGAGTGATATTGTTCGGATTGGAATGTTACCGTTTGAAGCGATGGCTTCATTAGATAAAGTTTTGGAATTTTGTGAGGAAGCTAATGAAGTAGCTAAAAAAATGCAAGAGCACGATATTAAGTTATATTATCATAATCATCATATAGAATTTGTAAAATATGATGGACGTTACTTATTAGATATTATTCGTGAAAAAGCTCCGTTATTAGGTTTTGAATTGGATGTTCACTGGATTCAACGAGGTGGAAGGAATCCTGTCGAAGTTCTAAAAGAATACAAAGGAAAAGTAGATTTGGTGCACTTAAAAGATTATCGTTTAGTACCTGTCCCACAAGAAGCAGTAGATGCTATAAAAGAAGGAGCTAGCGAACGTTTCTATCAAGCTTTTACAAATAACATTCAATTTGCAGAATTAGGCGAAGGAAATTTGGATATAAAGGCTATTATTGAGCAAAGTATTCAGAGTGGCGCTCGCTATCTTCTTGTTGAACAAGATGATCAGTATGGGAAAGATCCGTTTGAATGTTTAGCAATCTCTCGGGATTATTTATATAAATTAGGATATAAAGAATTATTCTAA
- a CDS encoding Gfo/Idh/MocA family oxidoreductase, whose product MEKTDGMNYAPKGKVNRVVSEGEFNFATVALDHGHINGMTNGLIEAGATLKWVYDPDEKKVKEYIEQFPQAQIADSLEQVLDDPEIHLVAAAAIPNKRSALGNRVMRAGKDYFSDKTAFTTKRQLEETKKVVKETGQRFWIYFSERLHVEGAVYAGELIKKVLLEKLFK is encoded by the coding sequence ATGGAGAAAACGGATGGAATGAATTATGCACCAAAAGGAAAAGTCAATCGAGTAGTTTCTGAAGGAGAGTTCAACTTTGCAACGGTTGCTTTAGATCATGGTCATATAAATGGTATGACCAATGGGCTAATAGAAGCGGGAGCAACCTTGAAATGGGTTTATGACCCTGATGAGAAAAAAGTAAAAGAGTATATTGAGCAATTTCCCCAAGCACAAATAGCAGACTCCCTAGAACAAGTACTAGATGACCCAGAAATTCATTTAGTAGCAGCGGCTGCGATTCCAAACAAACGTAGTGCCTTAGGGAATCGTGTCATGCGAGCGGGTAAAGATTATTTTTCCGATAAAACAGCATTTACTACTAAAAGACAGTTAGAAGAAACAAAAAAAGTAGTAAAAGAAACAGGACAAAGATTCTGGATATATTTTAGTGAACGTCTTCATGTTGAAGGGGCTGTTTACGCGGGAGAGTTAATAAAAAAGGTGCTATTGGAGAAGTTGTTCAAGTGA
- a CDS encoding Gfo/Idh/MocA family oxidoreductase, whose amino-acid sequence MTGFGPHRLDKEKRPEWFFKKEQYGGILCDIGSHQIEQFLYFSGNENASVLHSKVGNYANSDAPELEDYGDATLLGENGATFFFKVDWFTPDGLRTWGDGRTFITGTKGTIEIRKYLDVAKDDEGDHLYIVNEHGEQHIKVKGTVGFPFFGEMIKDSINRTENSMSQEHIFKAQELCLEAQDKAIQIPVHF is encoded by the coding sequence GTGACAGGGTTTGGTCCGCATCGTCTAGATAAAGAAAAACGACCAGAATGGTTCTTCAAAAAGGAACAATATGGTGGAATATTATGTGATATTGGAAGTCATCAAATTGAACAATTTCTGTATTTTTCTGGGAATGAGAATGCTAGCGTTCTCCATAGTAAAGTAGGAAATTATGCTAACTCTGATGCTCCAGAATTAGAAGATTACGGAGATGCAACTCTTTTAGGGGAAAATGGAGCAACTTTTTTCTTTAAAGTAGATTGGTTTACTCCTGATGGTTTAAGAACATGGGGAGATGGGCGTACATTTATAACTGGTACAAAAGGTACAATTGAAATTCGCAAATACCTTGACGTAGCGAAAGATGATGAAGGTGATCATTTGTACATCGTTAACGAACATGGTGAACAGCATATAAAAGTAAAAGGAACAGTAGGCTTCCCATTCTTTGGAGAAATGATTAAAGATAGTATCAATCGAACAGAGAATTCTATGAGTCAAGAACATATCTTCAAGGCTCAAGAATTGTGCTTGGAAGCTCAAGATAAAGCTATCCAGATTCCTGTTCATTTTTAA
- a CDS encoding MFS transporter, producing the protein MQKIHEGNQAIGEAIIDSTNPDPKERNYKRAKLWEIGFFAANNSATNIFMFLMMNVAYYATGVAGLGTVIVSTLITASRIFDGFTDPIIGLWIDKTDGKFGKFRPFMLAGYLIMTVITLLLFFTTHQIPQQFRLVYFIVLYVIYIIGYTFQTACTKSGQSVITNDPKQRPIFSAFDISMTSLIFAGAGIYLSTYLVPKYGSFNSAELFYEFNLTFIAIAGILTFLAILGISSSDRTEYFGTGEPVKITFKDMWRILKGNRPLQMLIIAASTDKLGGQIAGNSIVMVMLFGIVIGDYALFGALAGITLIPSVLIALFGTGYASRMGTKKAYVVFTWLAIIVYTGILLLLTFGDPTTIRLGNWSFVSISFILLYVAGAGLRVLSGGLVIPMIPDVTDYETYKTGRYAPGVMGTIFSFVDKIVSSFAQTLIGLSLALIGFTEIFPDVGTPFSPEIKWITIALFIGVMIIAWIASLVAMKYYELDRTRMMEIQNELADRREAVQLKKQAEGF; encoded by the coding sequence ATGCAAAAGATACATGAAGGTAACCAAGCAATTGGCGAAGCTATTATTGACTCTACTAATCCTGATCCTAAAGAACGAAATTATAAGCGGGCTAAATTATGGGAAATTGGTTTTTTTGCGGCAAATAACTCAGCAACAAATATTTTTATGTTTTTAATGATGAACGTAGCTTACTACGCTACAGGGGTAGCAGGACTAGGTACTGTTATTGTTTCAACTTTAATAACTGCTAGTAGAATTTTTGATGGATTTACTGACCCGATTATTGGATTATGGATTGATAAAACTGATGGGAAGTTTGGTAAATTTAGACCCTTTATGCTAGCTGGTTATTTAATCATGACTGTTATTACTTTACTTTTGTTTTTTACTACACATCAGATTCCACAACAATTCCGATTGGTATATTTTATAGTTTTATATGTCATTTATATTATTGGATATACTTTCCAAACTGCTTGTACAAAGTCAGGTCAATCAGTAATTACAAATGATCCTAAGCAACGACCAATCTTCTCAGCTTTTGATATTTCAATGACTTCTCTAATCTTTGCTGGAGCAGGGATTTATCTTTCAACTTACTTGGTTCCAAAGTATGGATCATTTAATAGTGCAGAACTTTTTTATGAATTTAACTTGACCTTTATTGCTATTGCTGGAATTCTTACTTTCTTAGCAATCCTTGGGATTTCATCAAGTGACCGAACAGAATACTTCGGGACAGGTGAACCGGTGAAGATTACATTTAAAGATATGTGGAGGATTTTAAAAGGAAATCGTCCTTTGCAGATGTTAATTATTGCAGCCTCTACTGATAAATTAGGTGGTCAAATAGCAGGTAACTCTATTGTTATGGTTATGTTATTTGGAATTGTTATTGGAGACTATGCACTATTCGGAGCACTAGCTGGTATTACCCTTATTCCTAGTGTTTTGATTGCTTTGTTTGGAACCGGTTATGCTTCCAGAATGGGAACTAAGAAGGCTTATGTTGTATTTACTTGGTTAGCAATCATTGTTTACACTGGTATATTACTTCTTTTAACTTTTGGTGATCCTACTACAATTCGTCTAGGAAACTGGAGCTTTGTCAGTATTTCATTTATTCTATTATATGTAGCGGGGGCAGGTTTAAGAGTCTTATCAGGTGGATTAGTTATTCCAATGATTCCAGATGTAACAGATTATGAAACCTATAAAACTGGACGCTATGCACCAGGTGTAATGGGAACCATTTTCTCGTTTGTGGATAAAATAGTTTCTTCATTTGCACAGACACTGATTGGTTTAAGTCTTGCGTTAATTGGATTTACCGAAATATTTCCTGACGTAGGAACACCATTTTCTCCTGAGATTAAATGGATCACTATAGCCTTATTCATTGGTGTAATGATAATAGCTTGGATTGCTTCACTAGTCGCAATGAAGTACTATGAATTAGATAGAACTCGTATGATGGAAATTCAAAATGAATTAGCAGATAGAAGAGAAGCAGTGCAACTAAAAAAACAGGCAGAAGGATTTTAG
- a CDS encoding NAD(P)H-dependent oxidoreductase yields MRTLIIISHPTLKESHTQSFLQESLPEKGTTWHHLEACYPDHKIDREKEQQLLTDHDRIIFQFPFYWYSSPPLLKQWQDEVLTEGFAYGNYESELKEKEFGLVITTGVHEREYQPGGNEEYTISELTRPYQAIARKCKMILLPTLLISRFDYMSEEERKTLLIRYRQYVSKVSGFTLSSKEDWFEKELQTIGKINMSDSDQQLIDILITQMKENRENLDDLNWTLQEMKDLG; encoded by the coding sequence ATGCGTACTCTGATTATTATTTCTCATCCAACTTTAAAAGAATCTCATACTCAAAGTTTCTTACAAGAAAGCCTTCCAGAAAAAGGAACAACTTGGCATCATTTAGAGGCCTGCTATCCGGATCATAAAATTGATAGAGAGAAAGAACAACAACTACTGACCGACCATGATCGTATTATCTTTCAATTTCCTTTTTACTGGTATAGTTCTCCTCCCTTATTAAAACAGTGGCAAGATGAAGTATTAACAGAAGGTTTTGCCTACGGGAATTATGAAAGCGAATTGAAGGAAAAAGAGTTTGGATTAGTCATTACGACGGGGGTTCATGAACGAGAGTATCAGCCAGGTGGAAATGAAGAATACACCATTTCGGAATTAACAAGACCCTACCAAGCAATAGCGCGTAAGTGTAAAATGATCCTGTTACCGACGTTACTGATTTCTCGTTTTGATTATATGAGTGAAGAAGAACGAAAAACACTCCTCATTCGCTATCGTCAATATGTTAGCAAAGTAAGTGGTTTTACTTTATCTTCAAAAGAAGACTGGTTTGAAAAAGAGTTACAAACGATTGGAAAAATAAATATGTCTGATTCGGACCAACAGTTAATTGATATTTTAATTACTCAAATGAAAGAAAATAGAGAAAATTTAGATGACTTGAACTGGACCCTTCAAGAGATGAAGGATTTAGGATAA
- a CDS encoding DsbA family protein encodes MKSNETPLPKVDLFYGTDPLCSFCWVFEPTIRKFRYQYAKYIADDTTIMGGMIEKWDTYGGEEVDKTSQALGIATQWHEIGDYTRMVIDGRIWLDEPVRSSYPSSQIYGIMHRDYPEKANLFLRKVRETVMLWNQDVSKREVLEAILNEIGLDAKKIWEDAHSFEGRMLMNGDLSLAQTLTISSFPTIIMVNEKNQGIKVVGAQTYDALVEALQQILPEGTTLVPNPVPSLDVVMKEQPLMLSKEMEVLYDLSESEVNKFVDLTLGKENYQKGELFGQPYYQKV; translated from the coding sequence ATGAAAAGTAATGAAACACCACTACCAAAAGTAGATTTATTTTATGGAACAGATCCTCTTTGTTCTTTCTGTTGGGTTTTTGAGCCAACCATTCGGAAGTTTCGGTATCAATATGCAAAGTATATTGCGGATGATACTACGATTATGGGTGGTATGATTGAAAAGTGGGATACGTACGGTGGAGAAGAGGTAGATAAAACTTCTCAAGCTCTGGGAATTGCTACTCAATGGCATGAAATTGGTGACTATACTCGTATGGTGATTGATGGTCGGATTTGGTTAGATGAACCGGTTCGCTCTTCCTATCCAAGTTCTCAAATTTATGGGATCATGCATAGAGATTATCCTGAAAAAGCAAACCTTTTTCTTCGTAAAGTTCGAGAAACAGTGATGCTTTGGAATCAAGATGTTTCAAAACGAGAAGTGCTGGAAGCAATATTGAATGAAATAGGGCTGGATGCTAAAAAAATATGGGAAGATGCACATTCATTTGAAGGACGCATGCTGATGAATGGAGATTTAAGTTTGGCACAAACTCTAACCATTTCAAGTTTCCCTACTATTATAATGGTTAATGAAAAGAATCAAGGAATCAAAGTGGTCGGAGCTCAAACCTATGATGCATTAGTAGAAGCTTTGCAACAAATTTTACCAGAAGGTACCACCTTAGTTCCGAATCCTGTTCCTAGTCTGGATGTAGTTATGAAAGAGCAACCTCTCATGCTTAGTAAAGAAATGGAAGTTCTTTATGATCTTTCTGAATCGGAAGTCAATAAATTTGTGGATCTAACATTAGGAAAAGAGAATTATCAAAAAGGTGAATTATTTGGTCAACCCTACTATCAAAAAGTTTAA
- a CDS encoding GNAT family N-acetyltransferase, giving the protein MTDSLRATLVPVRDTMQVEDVANLADIIWREHYVPIIGEEQVNYMLKNLQSTEKMIEDIASGKTEYFSIEAHNEEIGYVAIEWQNQMMFISKLYLLNSSRGNGFASQIIKELKIRALQQKKSFIQLTVNKYNSSAITFYEKMGFVKIDSIISSIGDGFVMDDYVYEYDLSSEQ; this is encoded by the coding sequence ATGACTGATTCCCTTCGTGCTACACTTGTTCCAGTTCGGGATACGATGCAAGTAGAAGATGTAGCCAATCTTGCCGACATCATTTGGCGAGAGCATTATGTACCGATTATTGGCGAAGAACAAGTCAACTATATGTTGAAAAACCTTCAGTCTACTGAAAAAATGATCGAAGACATTGCATCTGGAAAAACGGAATATTTTTCAATTGAAGCTCATAACGAAGAAATTGGCTATGTTGCTATTGAGTGGCAAAATCAAATGATGTTCATAAGTAAACTTTATCTTTTAAATTCTTCCCGTGGAAATGGTTTTGCTTCCCAAATCATAAAGGAGTTAAAGATAAGAGCTCTTCAACAAAAGAAGTCTTTTATACAATTAACAGTAAATAAGTACAATTCATCTGCTATAACTTTTTATGAAAAAATGGGATTTGTTAAAATAGATTCTATTATTTCTTCTATTGGAGATGGCTTTGTAATGGATGATTATGTATACGAATATGATCTTTCTTCCGAGCAATAA
- the tyrS gene encoding tyrosine--tRNA ligase, whose translation MNIIDELEWRGAINQQTDEEGLRELAKQKKIGVYCGIDATGASMHIGHLIPFMILKRFQLSGHNPVILIGGATGSIGDPSGKSEERVLQTEEQVQHNAESITKQMRKLFQAGESESNIRLTNNLDWTKELTLLEFLREYGKNFNVNTMLAKDIVASRLEVGISFTEFSYQILQSMDFLHLYKHEDVQVQIGGADQWGNITAGLELIRKKEGADAKAFGLTIPLMLKSDGTKFGKTAGGAVWLDPELTTPYEFYQFWVNQDDRDVVKYLKYFTFLNKENIDVLAEKVLTEPHKREAQKTLAAEMTKFVHGEEELQIALKITEALFTGDVKKLTADEIAQGFKNMPTFEASTEEQDLVTWLVDLGIEPSRRQSREDIKNGAISINGDKITELDFVVKAENSFDKRFIIVRRGKKKYFLVKLVSKND comes from the coding sequence ATGAATATAATCGATGAACTAGAATGGCGCGGAGCCATCAATCAACAAACAGATGAAGAAGGATTACGTGAATTAGCAAAACAGAAAAAGATTGGTGTATACTGCGGAATTGATGCGACAGGTGCCAGCATGCATATTGGTCACCTAATCCCCTTCATGATTCTAAAAAGATTTCAATTATCAGGGCACAATCCAGTAATCTTAATAGGTGGTGCAACTGGATCCATCGGAGACCCAAGTGGAAAGTCTGAAGAACGTGTACTTCAAACAGAAGAACAAGTTCAACATAACGCAGAATCCATCACTAAACAGATGAGAAAACTTTTCCAAGCAGGCGAAAGTGAATCCAATATTCGTTTAACTAACAACCTAGACTGGACAAAAGAACTCACTTTGTTAGAGTTCCTTCGTGAATATGGTAAAAATTTCAATGTTAATACGATGCTAGCGAAAGATATCGTTGCAAGCCGTTTAGAAGTAGGGATTTCTTTCACTGAATTTTCATATCAGATTCTTCAGTCCATGGACTTTCTACACCTCTATAAACATGAAGATGTACAAGTACAGATTGGTGGAGCAGATCAATGGGGAAATATCACAGCAGGCCTTGAATTAATTCGGAAAAAAGAAGGTGCAGACGCAAAAGCATTTGGCCTTACTATCCCTCTCATGTTGAAGTCAGATGGTACTAAATTTGGAAAAACCGCTGGAGGTGCCGTTTGGCTAGATCCTGAATTGACTACCCCTTATGAATTTTATCAATTTTGGGTAAATCAAGATGACCGCGATGTCGTAAAATATTTAAAATACTTTACCTTCTTAAATAAAGAAAATATTGATGTTTTAGCTGAAAAAGTACTTACTGAGCCTCATAAACGAGAAGCCCAAAAAACACTTGCTGCTGAAATGACTAAGTTTGTTCACGGCGAAGAAGAACTTCAGATTGCTTTAAAAATTACAGAAGCATTGTTTACAGGAGATGTTAAGAAATTAACAGCTGACGAAATTGCACAAGGATTTAAAAATATGCCAACTTTTGAAGCTTCCACAGAAGAACAAGATTTAGTAACGTGGTTAGTCGATTTGGGTATAGAACCTTCTCGACGACAATCAAGAGAAGATATTAAAAATGGTGCAATTTCTATCAATGGCGACAAAATAACAGAGTTAGACTTTGTTGTAAAGGCTGAAAATTCATTTGATAAGCGGTTTATTATTGTTCGTCGCGGAAAGAAAAAATACTTCCTCGTGAAGCTGGTGTCAAAGAATGACTGA
- a CDS encoding NlpC/P60 family protein encodes MKKKLVTFILTGSILTASLAAPLTASADELTDKIQKQEQKVNELANRVSGAEEVLSTVNAEITTAEERAAELSAQRVETQDAITTLEKEIAKLQEIIDQREAQLEEQARSVQVKGSNESYVTFVFASESLTDLISRVDVVTKMVTANKDLVEKQIEDQQVVADKKTETEEKLNEIMAMSSELEQLKGTLEVKRIEQESAVAALSAEKATAEQDRQKFVAQKEEADRRAAEEAERQRLAAEEAAIQQAATEEAARQQAVVIQQEQTAGTVQEVVQTNTNTSTNTSTTNTSTASTPTVQAPAPTPAPVETPQPAAPSTPAPSGDLISVAYKYLGVPYVWGGSSTSGFDCSGFTAYVYREAYGVNIGGWTVPQENSGTQISVSAAQPGDLLFWGSRGGTYHVAIYLGGGQYIHAPRENDVVKVASLSSWVAPSFAVRVAR; translated from the coding sequence TTGAAAAAGAAACTTGTCACTTTTATATTAACGGGTTCAATCCTAACTGCAAGTCTAGCAGCACCTTTAACTGCATCCGCCGACGAATTAACGGATAAAATCCAAAAACAAGAACAAAAAGTAAATGAATTAGCGAATCGTGTATCAGGTGCAGAAGAAGTTCTCTCTACTGTAAATGCTGAAATCACAACAGCAGAAGAAAGAGCGGCTGAACTATCTGCTCAACGTGTTGAAACACAGGATGCAATCACTACATTAGAAAAAGAAATTGCTAAATTGCAAGAAATCATTGACCAACGTGAAGCTCAATTAGAAGAACAAGCACGTTCTGTACAAGTAAAAGGATCGAATGAAAGCTATGTAACGTTCGTATTCGCTTCCGAATCACTAACAGATTTAATTTCTAGAGTTGATGTGGTTACTAAAATGGTAACGGCTAATAAAGATTTAGTTGAAAAACAAATTGAAGACCAACAAGTCGTAGCAGATAAAAAAACTGAAACAGAAGAAAAATTAAATGAAATTATGGCAATGTCTTCTGAATTAGAGCAATTAAAAGGTACTTTAGAAGTAAAACGTATTGAACAAGAAAGTGCAGTAGCAGCGCTAAGTGCTGAAAAAGCAACTGCAGAACAAGACCGTCAAAAATTTGTTGCTCAAAAAGAAGAAGCAGATCGTCGTGCTGCAGAAGAAGCGGAACGCCAAAGACTAGCAGCTGAAGAAGCAGCGATTCAACAAGCAGCAACTGAAGAAGCGGCTCGTCAACAAGCTGTAGTAATTCAACAAGAGCAAACTGCAGGAACGGTCCAAGAAGTGGTTCAAACAAATACAAATACAAGTACGAATACTAGTACAACAAACACAAGTACAGCTTCAACTCCTACTGTTCAGGCACCAGCACCAACGCCAGCGCCTGTAGAGACTCCACAACCGGCAGCACCATCAACTCCGGCACCATCTGGAGATTTGATTAGTGTAGCTTATAAATATTTAGGAGTTCCTTATGTATGGGGTGGATCATCTACTTCTGGATTTGATTGTTCTGGTTTCACAGCTTACGTATATCGTGAAGCGTACGGAGTAAACATCGGAGGTTGGACTGTTCCTCAAGAAAATTCAGGAACACAAATTTCTGTATCAGCTGCACAACCTGGTGATCTATTATTCTGGGGTTCACGTGGTGGTACGTATCACGTAGCGATTTATCTTGGTGGTGGACAATATATTCATGCTCCACGAGAAAATGATGTTGTAAAAGTTGCATCCCTTAGTTCATGGGTAGCTCCTTCATTTGCAGTACGTGTAGCAAGATAA